From Zingiber officinale cultivar Zhangliang chromosome 5B, Zo_v1.1, whole genome shotgun sequence, the proteins below share one genomic window:
- the LOC121986809 gene encoding paramyosin-like — protein MAKDCWSKKRFVQSNTATSNSKENSEDDWDAEALMAYEDNKSAVLSDVEGDDDPLPIVLPSSSASSSSASEQRIRDLLAELEKERSARKAVEGTFSRLKSMAHDAIRQCDDALRERDEAVRRRDEALRERDEASRSAERTAAELADAIRLRDESMKHKDSLRSEMETAAQMLLSGIGKISSKVSGYKNFSASGGLPTSQKYTGLPSVAYGVIKRAHEISEELMKQIDAASKARDQSREQVEQRNYEIAIEISQLEAAIVTLKEEVSKKSSELQNLEHVAAERGTRILEIKSEMSRLTQLGEYRDAKIKNLEMKLESQRPLIIDQLNHTSKAYEQICEIVKSVVKNDNDSMESNFRMCAHEGKSLEDTTMYQKLEIMTPEGQQLVTYLSLVLEQFLGAARDNQLYHYQALKLSIEQQQWQLKKAHG, from the exons ATGGCAAAAGATTGTTGGTCCAAGAAAAGGTTCGTTCAAAGCAACACGGCTACTTCCAATTCTAAAGAGAATAGCGAAGATGATTGGGATGCTGAAGCTTTGATGGCCTACGAAGATAACAAATCCGCGGTCCTCAGCGACGTCGAGGGCGACGATGATCCCCTCCCTATTGTCCTCCCTTCTTCCTCTGCCAGTTCTTCCTCGGCCTCGGAGCAGCGCATCCGCGACCTCCTCGCCGAGCTCGAGAAGGAACGCAGCGCCAGGAAGGCCGTCGAGGGCACCTTCAGCCGTCTCAAGTCCATGGCTCATGACGCAATCCGTCAGTGCGATGATGCGCTCCGCGAAAGGGACGAGGCCGTCAGGAGGCGCGACGAGGCCCTCCGCGAAAGGGACGAGGCATCGCGATCCGCCGAACGCACCGCAGCGGAGCTCGCCGATGCGATCCGACTCAGAGACGAGTCCATGAAGCACAAGGACTCGCTACGGTCCGAGATGGAGACTGCCGCGCAGATGCTCCTTTCCGGCATCGGCAAGATCTCCAGCAAGGTCAGCGGGTACAAGAACTTCTCCGCCTCCGGTGGTCTACCGACTTCCCAGAAGTACACCGGTCTTCCCTCCGTGGCCTATGGCGTTATCAAGCGAGCGCATGAGATCTCCGAGGAGCTTATGAAGCAGATTGACGCCGCCTCGAAGGCTAGGGATCAATCCAGGGAACAGGTTGAGCAACGGAATTACGAAATCGCAATTGAAATTTCGCAGCTTGAGGCTGCAATTGTGACTCTCAAAGAAGAAGTCTCCAAGAAGAGCTCGGAGCTGCAAAACCTGGAGCATGTAGCCGCTGAGAGGGGGACACGGATCTTAGAGATCAAGAGTGAGATGTCCAGACTGACACAGCTAGGTGAGTATCGTGATGCCAAAATCAAGAATTTGGAAATGAAATTAGAATCGCAGAGACCGTTGATCATCGACCAGTTAAATCACACATCAAAGGCCTATGAACAGATTTGTGAGATTGTTAAGAGTGTTGTTAAGAATGATAATGATTCTATGGAATCAAATTTCAGAATGTGTGCACATGAAGGAAAAAGCTTAGAAGATACAACTATGTATCAAAAATTG GAGATCATGACACCAGAAGGTCAACAACTGGTTACTTATTTAAGCTTGGTTCTGGAGCAATTTCTTGGTGCAGCAAGAGACAACCAACTGTATCATTATCAAGCATTGAAGCTGAGTATCGAGCAGCAGCAATGGCAGCTCAAGAAAGCACATGGTTGA
- the LOC121984823 gene encoding small nuclear ribonucleoprotein Sm D2-like → MEDETNAKKEEEEFNTGPLSVLMMSVKNNTQVLINCRNNKKLLGRVRAFDRHCNMVLENVREMWTEVPKTGKGKKKALPVNKDRFISKMFLRGDSVIIVLRNPK, encoded by the exons ATGGAGGACGAAACTAAT GccaagaaagaagaggaagaattcAATACAGGACCCCTCTCTGTTCTGATGATGAGTGTCAAGAATAATACTCAG GTGCTTATTAATTGCAGGAACAACAAGAAACTACTTGGTCGAGTGAGAGCATTTGATCGCCACTGCAACATGGTCCTAGAAAATGTTAGGGAGATGTGGACCGAG GTACCCAAGACGggcaaggggaagaagaaagctcttccaGTCAACAAGGATAGATTCATCAGCAAGATGTTCCTTCGTGGAGACTCTGTCATCATTGTGCTACGTAACCCCAAATGA